The DNA window GTCGGCAATGATGTAATCCTGAGAATCTTTGAGTACGGCGTTCATCACGCCTCCTTTCAATGTTGAAAAAAGTTGACGTGAGCGCGGTTGCAGAAGTGTCCGAGCCTGGCGGATTCGATTGATCCGTCGCAACGCTCCTCGGAGAACAGGCATTCTATAACAAAAAACCGGATACACGATCCGGTTTTGTTGCTCTAAAAATGGGGACGTACTCCATTTTTCAGGAAACATTGCTCAGAAAATAGGGTAAGTAGCCATTTTCCTCGCAACTTTTCCTTACGACAAGCCGGCGGCGGCGCGCAGGATGGCGGCCTTGTCGGTGCGCTCCCACGTGAATTCCGGCTCTTCGCGGCCGAAGTGGCCGTAGGCGGCCGTCTTGCGGTAGATCGGGCGCAGCAGGTCCAGCATCAGCACGATGCCTTTCGGACGCAGGTCGAAATGTTCCTGCACCAGTTCGGCGATCTTCTCGTCCGGGATCACGCCGGTGCCTTCGGTGTACACGGTGATGTTGATCGGGCGGGCCACGCCGATCGCATACGACACCTGCACCTGGCACTGGCGCGCCAGGCCGGCGGCCACCACGTTCTTGGCCACGTAGCGGGCAGCGTAGGCGGCCGAGCGGTCGACTTTCGACGGATCCTTGCCGGAGAACGCGCCGCCGCCGTGCGGGGCGGCGCCGCCGTACGTGTCGACGATGATCTTGCGGCCGGTCAGGCCGCAGTCGCCCTGCGGGCCGCCGATGACGAAGCGGCCGGTCGGGTTGACCAGGTATTTCGTGTTCTGCAGCCATTCCTTCGGCAGCACCGGGCGGATGATCTCTTCGATCACGGCTTCCTCGATCTGGCTGTGGCTGATTTCCGGCGCGTGCTGGGTGGACAGCACGACGGTGTCGACAGCCACCGGGCGGCCATTCACGTAGCGCAGCGTGACTTGCGACTTCGCATCCGGGCGCAGCCACGGCAGGCGGCCATCCTTGCGCAGCTGCGACTGGCGCTCGACGAGGCGGTGCGAATAGTAGATGGCGGCAGGCATCAGTTCCGGCGTTTCATCGCAGGCATAGCCGAACATCAGGCCCTGGTCGCCGGCGCCCTGGTCCAGGTCGATGCCGGCGCCTTCGTCCACGCCCTGGGCGATGTCCGGCGACTGCTTGTCGTAGGCCACCAGCACGGCGCAACCGCGGTAATCGATGCCGTAGTCGGTGTTGTCGTAGCCGATGCGCTTGATGGTCTCGCGGGCGACCTGAATATAATCCACGTTGGCGTGGGTGGTGATTTCACCGGCCAGCACAACGAGGCCGGTGTTGCACAGCGTTTCGGCGGCCACGCGCGCTTTCGGGTCCTGTTCCAGGATCGCGTCGAGGATGGCGTCGGAAATCTGGTCGGCAACCTTGTCGGGATGGCCTTCGGAAACGGACTCGGAAGTGAAGAGGTAATCGATGGAAGACATCGCAAGCTCCTGTAAATTGTTGAGACGATGGTAATGAGACTGTCGCAACAACCCATACGGCTTGCGACGCTTTAGCGATATTTGTATCCCGCCTCGCAAGTTGTCTGTTAACTCGGCGGTTACTGCTGACGTGGTATTTTACGCTTCTTCAAAAATTTTTGCGCAGGCACACTTCTTTTTTTCGAGTTCATGCTGTTACGAATTTTCCGTTTCTTTTCAATATTCTCCTTGCCCGCCCTGCATGCGCTGGGCAGCGTACTGGGCTGGCTGGTCTACCTGTTGACGCCGTCCTATCGCCGCCGCATGCGCGACAACATGGCCCGCGCCGGCTATGCGGGACACCTGCGCCAGGCCATTGCGGAAGCTGGCAAGGCGGTGGCCGAGCTGCCCTTCGTGTGGCTGGCTTCCGAGGAACGCATCGCCCGCCGCGTGTTCCTGAAGAACTACGAACTGGTCGAGGAACACCTGCGCGCCGGGCGGGGCATCGTGTTTCTCACGCCACACCTGGGCTGCTTTGAAATCACGGCGCAGCGCGTCTCGCACGATACCGAGCTGATGGTCATGTACCGGCCGCCGAAGCAGGCGGCCATGAAGCCGCTGGTGGAAGTGGCGCGGGCGCGCGGCCAGATGGTGCTGGCGCCGGCCAACCTGTCCGGCGTGCGGATGCTGGCCAAGTTCCTGAAGTCCGGCAAGCCGATCGGCATCCTGCCGGACCAGGTGCCACAGGAAGGCGAAGGCGTGTGGGCCGATTTCTTCGGCCGGCCCGCCTACACGATGACCTTGCCGGCCAAGATGGCGAAACTGGGCGGCGATGCGCCGGTGCTGCTGACGTATGCCGAACGCCTGCCGCGCGGGCGGGGCTTCCTGATCCACTTCGTGCCGTTCCCCGGCTCGCTGGAAGGCGACAATGCGCAGCAGGCACGCGCCATCAATGCGGCGATGGAACAGTTGATCGCCGGCTGCCCGTCCCAGTATTACTGGAGCTACAACCGCTACAAGGTACCGCCCGGCACCGTGGCCCCCACCGTGGTGGAGGCGGCATGAAGCTGCTGCTTGGTTTCATGTGGCTGCTGCACTGGCTGCCACTGCCGGTGCTGGGCCGTTTCGGCACGGCGGTGGGCAGCCTGCTGTTCGTGATCATGGGCCCGCGCCGCGAAATCGCACTGGTCAACCTGCGCCTGGCGATGCCGGAATTGACGGAAGACCAGCGCCGCGACCTGGCGCGCCGGCACTTCCAGGCCTATTCGCGCAGCGTGTTCGAACGGGCCATCCTGTGGTGGGCATCGGAAGCGCGCCTGAAACGGCTGATCCGGATCGAGACGAGCGCGGGCATGCCACCCGGCCAGATCCCGGTGGCCGCGATGACGGAAAAACCGACAATCCTGCTGTGCCCGCACTTCGTGTGCCTGGACGTCGGCGGCGCCGCGATCGCGATGGAAGCCTCCGCCTCGTCGATGTACGTCACGCAGAAGAACGCCACGTTCGATGCGGTGCTGCGCGCCGGGCGAGCAAGGTTCAAGCCCGTCAAGCTGTTCACGCGGCAAGACGGGATCAAGCCGATCCTGCGCGCACTGCGCGACCGCCTGCCCTACTTCATGCTGCCGGACATGGATTTCGGCGAGAAGGATGCGGAGTTCGTGCCCTTCTTCGGCGTGCCGGCCGCCACGCTGACGGCCACGGCGCGCATCGCCGCCACCACGGGCGCGCAGGTCATGCCGGTGATTGCGACTTTTTTGCCAAATTATCAAGGTTGGCGCGTCAAGTTCTACCCGGTGTGGGACAATTATCCTGGTACCGACATGGTTGCCGCCACGCGCCGCATGAACGAGTTCATCGAGGAACGCGTGCGCGAGGCGCCAGCGGAATATTTCTGGACCCACAAGCGCTATAAAACCCGCCCCAACGGCGAACCGTCCTTCTATTCAAACAAGCGATGAAACTCAAATTCACCAAGATGCATGGCGCCGGCAACGACTTCGTCGTGATCGATGCCATCAACCAGCAGATCGACTTCACTCCCGCGCAGTGGAAGGCGCTGGCAGACCGCCGCTTCGGCGTTGGCGCGGACCAGTTGCTGGTGGTCGAGAAATCGACCAACCCCAGCTGCGACTTCCGCTACCGCATCTTCAACAACGACGGTGGCGAAGTGGAACAGTGCGGCAATGGCGCACGTGCCTTCGCGAAATTCGTGGCCGAAAAAGGCTTGACCGAGCGCCGCAGCATCGCCGTGGAAACGATGTCCGGCATTATCGCGCCGCGCCTGGAAGAGGATGGCAGCGTGACGGTGGACATGGGTGCCCCCGTGTTCGATCCAGCCCTCGTGCCATTCGACACGGAAGGTTTGCAGGGCCAGCCGGAAGGCAGCGACACGCTGTGGCCGCTGGTGCTGGAACTGGCGGGTGAAAAGGAAACCGTGCCCGTCTCCGTGCTGTCGATGGGCAACCCGCATGCGGTGCAGGTCGTGCCGGACGTGGACACGGCGCCCGTTGAACTGACCGGCCCGCTGATCGAGCATCATGCCCACTTCCCCAACCGCGTCAACGCCGGCTTCATGCAGCCCGTGAGCCGCAACCATATCCGCTTGCGCGTGTTCGAACGGGGCGCCGGTGAAACGCTGGCCTGCGGTACCGGTGCCTGCGCGGCCGTCGTGGCCGGCATCCGCCGCGGCTTGCTCGACTCGCCCGTGCGCGTGGATGCGCGGGGCGGCGAACTGTCGATTGCCTGGGCTGGCGAAGGCGAACCCGTTTACCTGACCGGCCCCGCCGTGACCGTGTTCGAAGGCGAAATCACGGTCTGAACACACCAGGTCAGGCGGCCAGCCGTGCGCGGCCGCCCGCGACACCAGCCTCGACCGACTGCAACCACGTCTTGAAGCGGTACAGCCGCTGCCGGTAATTGCCTTCCAGGTGACCGTCGACGTGCTCGAATTGCCGCGCGATACGGTCCAGCGCCTGGCGCTGACGGGCATTTTCCACCAGCACCAGCCGGCGCCGGCCGCGGCCATAACTGGCACGGATGTCCACGACGAGGCAATGCCCCTCATCGGCCGCCTTCACGTCCAGCAACAGCGCCTCCGCGCGCGTCAGCCCGAACAGCGCGGCCAGTTCGATCCGGGCCGCCAGCAATGGCTGGTTGCTCGCCAGTTCCCGGGTCAGCAATGGCAACAGCGACACTGCCCAGCCGGTGCCATCCGGTGCCGGCGCAATGCGCGCCAGCACCTCGGCAGCCTGGTCGCAGTGCTGCGCCGCCGCTTTCTGCAGCCAGTAAGCGGCCTTGACATCATTGCTGTCGCAGCTGCGGCGCATGCGCCATGCCTGCAAGCCGCATTCGAGTTGCGCGCCGCCATGGCCCAGCGCCGCCGCCCGCTCCAGGCAGGCTTGCGCCTCGCCCACGCAGCGTTGCGAGAATTCCGGTTTCACATAGATGCGCGACAGCGCGAACCAGGCATCGGCCAGGCCCTGTTCGCCCGCCAGCGTGAGCCAGCGCACGGCCCGCTTGAAGCTGGCCGGACAGCCGTGCGGCAGCCGCACCCCTTCCGCATCGATACGCGCCAGAGACAGGCCCAGCGCCAGTTGTGCACGGCGGTCGCCCGCCGTGGCGGCCAGTTCGCGCATCCGCTGTACTTCGTCGCCATCGGCGCCGGGCGTGCCGGCCAGCGCCTCGGCGCAGCGTGCCAGCAGGGCTGCGTCCGCGGCAGAGCCCGCCCATGCGGCGCAATCGGCCGGTGCCCGTGCAAGCAGCGCGCGCGCCAGGGGCAGTGCTTCGGCAAGGGGGACGGCTGCCTCGTGCAGCGTGGGTTCGACACTGCCGCGCCCTGGCTGCGCGACGGCTGCTTGCGCCGGCTCCGGCGCGGCAAGGCGCAGGCGAGCCAGCAGCACGCCTGCCTCGCCGGAACCGGCCCGTGCCGCCGCCTCGAGCGCACGCCGGGCGCGCTGGCACAAGCCCGGCTGGGTAATAACCGGTTCCTGCAGCAACAGCTGGGCAAGCGTGAGCGTGGCCTGCACGATGCCCGCATCGCTGGCGCGCGCATACCAGTCCAGTAATGAGGCCCGATGGTGGCTTGCATATTGCCATGCGATGTGGCGGCCGATCAGCAACCAAGCCTCGTCGATGCCGGCCGCGGCGGCCCGCGCCAGCCAGTGCAGTGCGGTCGGCGGGCTGCATGGCAGGCCGGCGCCGCCGGCGAGATACAGTTTGCCCAGTTTCAGCTGGCAAGCGGCGTCACCCGCTCGCGCACCCCTGATCACTGCCAGCTCTTCACGATTGGCCATGCGGTCTCCAGAAAGCTGCGCTATCCGCGAAAACAGGCCAGGCCGGTTTTCGTCTTCGTGCGCATTTTTTCGTTATGAAGTAACGGCGCAACTGAACAGTTTAGACACTGGACTGTTGCGCTTGCCCGACAAGGATGACTCCGCTTGATCTTGCGCAAACGTGGTCAACCAGCGCTGCGGCTACGCTAATGTGGATACCTTACCAATGAAAGGATTCCATGACGTGGATAAACAAATGGCACCGTAAAACTACCGTTTTATAAATACAACAAGAATCCCGTGTTTTTCCGCTTTCAACCAAGTCTCGTGCCGCCAATCGACCAATCTGGCGATCTCGACGGCAACACGATCTAAGGTGCACCTGTCCAGTTTCACAAGCATTCACCGCTGGCTTCTTGAACCCATCAATTCAGAACAGAGGGAACGACAAATGAAGAAACCCTTGGTTGCCCTGGCCCTGACCGCCGCTTTCGGCAGCGCGGCCGCCCAGTCTTCCGTGACCATCTACGGCACCATCGACGCAGGCATTCAGCGCACCACCCACGCGCCCAACGATGCAACGCAGGTGACCCGGCGCGATAACAACAAGCTGGGCTTTCGTGGTGTCGAAGATCTCGGCAATGGCCTGAAAGCGCTGTTTCAGCTGGAAATTCGCTACGACCCCGATACCGGCGCCCTTGAAAACAATGTGCGCCCCCTGTTCCAGGGCCAGAGCCGCGTCGGCCTGCAGGGCGCGTTCGGTACCGTCCGCATCGGTCGCGGGCTGACCGCCTACCAGGAATCCTCGGTCGCGTTCGAACCGTGGTCCGGCTTGCCCAACGTGGCCGGCTACCAGACCGACCTGCACGTGGCCGGCTACACGAGCGATCCGCTGAGCGTGGCCGGCAATTCGGCGAACCGCTTCTCGAACGCCGTGTTCTACAACACCCCGGTCATGAACGGCTTCCAGGTCAACGTGTCGGTGGCCACCAAGGAAGGCAACAATAGTCCGGCCGTCATCGGCAAGGGTACCGCCGCCGCGCCGCAATATGCCGCCAATGCCCAGGCATCGGCCAACCCCTATTCCGTCAGCGCCACGTACACCAACGGCCCGTTTGCCGCGATGCTGGGCGCCGAGCGCAACGCCATCGAAACGAAGATGTGGTCGGTCGCGGCGTCGTACAAGCCGGTACCCGACCTGAAACTGATGGCCTCCTACCAGCGCCAGGACCAGGGTCACACGCAGTGGATCAACGAGAATATCCGCGCCTGGGTACTGGGCGCCAATTACACGGTCGGCCCGAACAAGTTCATTGCCGGCTATGGCCAGAAAGACCCGGATGGCGTGATCAAGACCAAGCAGGCTTCCGTCGGCTATGAGTACAGCCTGTCGCCACGGACTTACCTGTATGTCGACCTGTCCGTCAAGAAGACGCCGTTCGTCGTGACCGCCACCAACGATGTCACGCGCAAGCATTACGCGCTGGGCGTGCACCACAATTTCTAAGTTCGTCAGCAGAGTGCGAGGGAGAAGCGCTCCGGGGCAGTTTTCCGGAGCGCTCTTTTTTACTGGCCCGTCGGGTAGAATGTTGCTTGCTTTTTTTAAAGTGACAACAATGACCGCTATCCTGGATTCCTCGGCTGTCGCGCAATACCTGACAGACCATCCCCATTTCTTTGAAGAACATGCAGGCCTGCTGGGCGACGTCCGGTTGTCCAGCCCGCTGACCGGCCGCGCCGTGTCGCTGCAGGAACGCCAGATGGAAGTCATGCGCGAGCGATACAAGGCGCTGGAATTGCGCCTGGCCGAACTGAACCGGCATGCGCAGGAAAACCAGGCCATCGCCAACCGCTTCCATGGCTGGAACCAGGCGCTGCTGCGCGAGCGGGACGTGGCGGCCTTGCCGCGGGCCGTGACCGAAGGGCTGAAGAAGGAATTCAACGTACCGGCGGCCACGCTGCGCCTGTTCGGCGTGGCGCCGGCCCATGCCGACGAATGGTTTGCCGCTGGGGTATCGGACGATGCGCGCCTGTTCGCCAACGGCCTGCTCACGCCCTACTGCGGCAGCAACAACGATTTCGAAGCCGTGCGCTGGCTCGACGATGCGGGCTCGATCAAGTCCGCCGTCATCGTGGCACTGCGCCAGCCGGGCTCCAAGGGGCCGGCATTCGGCCTGCTGATCATGGGTTCGCCCGACGCGGAACGCTTCACGTCGCTGATGGCCACCGATTTCCTGGTGCACATCGGTGAAACCGCCAGCGTGGCGCTGGCACCGCTGCTGGCCTGACCATGACAGCCCCGGGCGGCAAGGCTGGCTGGCCTGCTTCCTGGCTGCGGCACCTGGCCACGCAGCGCAAGCTGTCGGCACGCACGGTCGATGCTTATGGCCGCGACGTGGCCGAGCTGGCCGCACTCTCCGGCGACCAGGAATGGACCGCCATTTCGCATGCGGACATCCGCCGCTTCACGGCCAGGCTGCATGCCGGCGGCCAGGAACCGCGATCGATCGCCCGCAAGCTCTCCGCCTGGCGTGGCTTTTTCGACTGGCTGGCCGAACAGACCGCACTGGCCGCCAATCCCGTCGAGGGCGTGCGCGCACCGAAACGCGCCAAACTGCTGCCGAAAGCCCTGTCGGTCGACGATGCGGTACAACTGGTGTCCACCCCTGCGCGTCCCGCATCGGCACCTGTTCCCGCTGAACTGTGCAACAGCGCCATGTTCGAACTGCTGTATTCCAGCGGCTTGCGGGTCTCGGAATTATGCGGGCTCGACCTGCAGTTCAGGAAAGCGGAAGGCCACGCCGCCGCTTCGGCAGGATGGCTCGAGCGCGACAATGCCGAAGTCGTCGTGACCGGCAAGGGCAACAAGATGCGCCGCGTGCCGGTCGGCAAGGCCGCGCTGGCGGCGATCGATGCCTGGCTGCACGTGCGCCCGGTGCCGGCCGACGGCAGTGCCGCGCTGTTCGTGAGCGAGCGCGGCAGCAGAATGTCGCCACGCGTGGTGCAAATGCGCCTGAAGCGGCATGCGCTTGCCACCGGCGCACCGATGCATGTGCACCCGCACATGCTGCGCCATTCGTTTGCCTCGCACGTGCTGCAATCGTCCGGCGACCTGCGCGCCGTGCAGGAAATGCTGGGACACGCCAGCATTACATCCACCCAGGTCTATACCGCGCTGGATTTCCAGCACCTGGCCGAGGTGTACGACAAGACCCATCCCCGTGCAAAAACCGACAAGGGAACAAGCTGATACACATCAATTGTGCGATTGGACAGGGCAATTGGAATTCCGGCATAATCGATCGATTCTCATTTTGGCAACCCGTTTTATCAACGGCCGCTGCACCGATTCGGCAAAGAATCAGTAAGACTCAGTAAGATCCCGCAAGATTCCGCAAGACTCCGCAACGATTTGGCAACTGACATGGCAATGATTCCGACTACCATCCTGACCGGCTTCCTTGGCGCCGGCAAAACCACGCTGTTGAACCGCATCCTGCGCGAACAGCACGGCATGCGCATCGCCGTGATCGAGAACGAATTTGGCCAGGAAAACATCGACAACGAAATCCTCGTGCAGGAAAGCCGCGAGCAGATCGTCGAAATGAACAACGGCTGCATCTGCTGTACCGTGCGTGGCGACCTGATCATCGGCCTGTCGGACCTGGCGAAGAAGCGCGCCGCCGGCGAGATCGCGTTCGACCGCGTCGTCATCGAAACGACCGGCCTGGCCAATCCCGGCCCTGTCGCGCAAACGTTCTTCATCGACGAGGAAGTGGGCAGCCATTACATGCTCGATGCGATCGTGACCGTGGTCGATGCCCGCCATGCGATGCAACAGCTCGATGCCAATGAGGAAGCGCAGCGCCAGGTGGGCTTCGCGGACAAGATCCTGCTGTCGAAAACCGACCTGGTCGATGCCGCCGCGATCGGGGAACTGACGGCGCGCCTGAAGCGGATCAACCCGCGCGCGCCGATCGGCCGCTCGGATTTCGGCAACGCGCCGATTACCGAGGTGCTGGACCTGAAAGGTTTCAACCTGAACGAGAAACTGGAGATCGATCCGGATTTCCTGGCTGCCGAAGAGCACGATCATGATCATGACCACCATGATCACGACCACGAGCATGGCGAGCACTGCGACCACCCGAGCCATGCGCATGGCCACGGACACGGGCATCATACGGACGAGATTTCCGCCTTTGCCTTCAAGAGCGAGCGCCCGTTCGATTCGGCGAAGCTCGACGAATTCCTGGGTGGGCTCGTGAATGTGTATGGTCCTCGCATGTTGCGCTACAAAGGCGTATTGTGGATGCAGGGTGCCGAGCGCAAGGTTGTTTTCCAGGGCGTGCACCAGTTGATGGGCAGCGATCTGGGCGCCAAGTGGGGCGAAAATGATGTGCGCGGCAGCAAGATGGTGTTTATCGGCAAAAATCTACCGAAAGACATCTTTATTCGCGGTTTGGAACAATGTCTGGTATAAACTAACCCGGTTTTTGTGGGGCCGCGTCCGGTCCAGGCCAAGCGGCCACCCGGCTGGAATTTGAAAAACTCTGTCGTATCGAAGGTAAGCGAAGTCATGACCAAAACAAATAAGACCCCGCGGAAGCGCCTATCCTCACCGATGAAGAAATCCTCGCGATGAGCGACAAGGACTACATGAATCCGGCGCAGCAGGCGTTCTTCAAGGCCAAGTTGCAGGCCCTTGAAAAGGAATTGCTGAAAAATGCCGGCGAAACCACGGAACACCTGCGTGAAACCGTGCTGGTGCCCGATCCGGCGGACCGCGCCACGATCGAAGAAGAGCATGCACTGGAACTGCGCACCCGCGATCGCGAACGCAAGCTGCTGAAGAAAGTACAGCAATCGATCGTTGCGATCGACAGTGGCGAATATGGCTGGTGCGAAGAAACCGGCGAGCCGATCGGCATTCCCCGCCTGATCGCCCGCCCGACGGCCACGCTGTCGCTGGAAGCGCAGCAGCGGCGCGAGCTGAAACAGAAACTGTACGGCGACTGACCCGCCCTCTTCCCATAAAAAAGCATGCCGTGGCATGCTTTTTTGTTGCCTGTCTTATTTGCTGTCTTATTCTCTGCGTGATTTCCAGCCCTGCTTCTGCCGTATTGGGCTCGTGCTTACCGCTCGGCTACACTAGCAAGATGGGACTCTTTTCCCTCTTCCGTAAAGATAAACCGATCGTCGACGATGACGAGGTCTATGCCCGCCTGGCCGCCGACAGCGCACTACAGCGCCAGGACGCCGCATCGACGCCGCCCGTCGACCTGGACCTGCAGCGCGATATTGCCCGCGCCACCATCCTGAAGATCGATGCGATCGAGGCCGCCATGGCGGCCGACATGTTCGACGAACCGGCATTTCGCCGCCCGCCGCGCCGCGCTGCCGCGCCGGCCGCCACGGATGTGTCCAATGGCCCCGTGACCGAGCTGCTGGACGACGACGAACTCCCGGCCGAAGCGGCCGCCGCTGAACGCGCGCCGGTGGTCGAGGAAGCGGCAATCCTGTATGCCAATGGCCAGCCGGACGAAGCCTGCCAACTGCTGGCCGGCGCCGTGGGCGCGCGCCCTGCAACCGACCGCACCGCCTGGTGGATGCTGTTCGACCTGTATGGCGCGTTGCACCGCCAGGAGGCGTTCGACAGCCTGTCGATCGACTACGCCAGCACGTTTGAAACGTCGCCGCCGCCGTGGAACCCGGTGTTGCCGGACACCATCCATTCCTACAGCGGCTTCGCGCCAACCGTGGCACTCGCCGGCGTGCTGGACGAAAACGCTGCCGCGCAGATCGACCGGATTCGGGTTGCCGCCGACGGCGCCGCCGTGCTGCGGCTGGATTTTTCCCGGGTGACCAGTGTCGAACCCGGTGGCTGCGCGCTGCTGCACGACGCCCTGCGCACGGTGCGGCAACGCGAACTCATGCTGGCAGGCGCGGAAGAGTTGCTGGCGCAAGTGCGTTCCATCATCGACGTGGGCCGGCGCG is part of the Pseudoduganella lutea genome and encodes:
- the dksA gene encoding RNA polymerase-binding protein DksA, which gives rise to MSDKDYMNPAQQAFFKAKLQALEKELLKNAGETTEHLRETVLVPDPADRATIEEEHALELRTRDRERKLLKKVQQSIVAIDSGEYGWCEETGEPIGIPRLIARPTATLSLEAQQRRELKQKLYGD
- a CDS encoding LpxL/LpxP family acyltransferase translates to MKLLLGFMWLLHWLPLPVLGRFGTAVGSLLFVIMGPRREIALVNLRLAMPELTEDQRRDLARRHFQAYSRSVFERAILWWASEARLKRLIRIETSAGMPPGQIPVAAMTEKPTILLCPHFVCLDVGGAAIAMEASASSMYVTQKNATFDAVLRAGRARFKPVKLFTRQDGIKPILRALRDRLPYFMLPDMDFGEKDAEFVPFFGVPAATLTATARIAATTGAQVMPVIATFLPNYQGWRVKFYPVWDNYPGTDMVAATRRMNEFIEERVREAPAEYFWTHKRYKTRPNGEPSFYSNKR
- the metK gene encoding methionine adenosyltransferase yields the protein MSSIDYLFTSESVSEGHPDKVADQISDAILDAILEQDPKARVAAETLCNTGLVVLAGEITTHANVDYIQVARETIKRIGYDNTDYGIDYRGCAVLVAYDKQSPDIAQGVDEGAGIDLDQGAGDQGLMFGYACDETPELMPAAIYYSHRLVERQSQLRKDGRLPWLRPDAKSQVTLRYVNGRPVAVDTVVLSTQHAPEISHSQIEEAVIEEIIRPVLPKEWLQNTKYLVNPTGRFVIGGPQGDCGLTGRKIIVDTYGGAAPHGGGAFSGKDPSKVDRSAAYAARYVAKNVVAAGLARQCQVQVSYAIGVARPINITVYTEGTGVIPDEKIAELVQEHFDLRPKGIVLMLDLLRPIYRKTAAYGHFGREEPEFTWERTDKAAILRAAAGLS
- a CDS encoding porin, whose amino-acid sequence is MKKPLVALALTAAFGSAAAQSSVTIYGTIDAGIQRTTHAPNDATQVTRRDNNKLGFRGVEDLGNGLKALFQLEIRYDPDTGALENNVRPLFQGQSRVGLQGAFGTVRIGRGLTAYQESSVAFEPWSGLPNVAGYQTDLHVAGYTSDPLSVAGNSANRFSNAVFYNTPVMNGFQVNVSVATKEGNNSPAVIGKGTAAAPQYAANAQASANPYSVSATYTNGPFAAMLGAERNAIETKMWSVAASYKPVPDLKLMASYQRQDQGHTQWINENIRAWVLGANYTVGPNKFIAGYGQKDPDGVIKTKQASVGYEYSLSPRTYLYVDLSVKKTPFVVTATNDVTRKHYALGVHHNF
- a CDS encoding lysophospholipid acyltransferase family protein, with the protein product MLLRIFRFFSIFSLPALHALGSVLGWLVYLLTPSYRRRMRDNMARAGYAGHLRQAIAEAGKAVAELPFVWLASEERIARRVFLKNYELVEEHLRAGRGIVFLTPHLGCFEITAQRVSHDTELMVMYRPPKQAAMKPLVEVARARGQMVLAPANLSGVRMLAKFLKSGKPIGILPDQVPQEGEGVWADFFGRPAYTMTLPAKMAKLGGDAPVLLTYAERLPRGRGFLIHFVPFPGSLEGDNAQQARAINAAMEQLIAGCPSQYYWSYNRYKVPPGTVAPTVVEAA
- a CDS encoding DUF484 family protein yields the protein MTAILDSSAVAQYLTDHPHFFEEHAGLLGDVRLSSPLTGRAVSLQERQMEVMRERYKALELRLAELNRHAQENQAIANRFHGWNQALLRERDVAALPRAVTEGLKKEFNVPAATLRLFGVAPAHADEWFAAGVSDDARLFANGLLTPYCGSNNDFEAVRWLDDAGSIKSAVIVALRQPGSKGPAFGLLIMGSPDAERFTSLMATDFLVHIGETASVALAPLLA
- a CDS encoding STAS domain-containing protein, which translates into the protein MGLFSLFRKDKPIVDDDEVYARLAADSALQRQDAASTPPVDLDLQRDIARATILKIDAIEAAMAADMFDEPAFRRPPRRAAAPAATDVSNGPVTELLDDDELPAEAAAAERAPVVEEAAILYANGQPDEACQLLAGAVGARPATDRTAWWMLFDLYGALHRQEAFDSLSIDYASTFETSPPPWNPVLPDTIHSYSGFAPTVALAGVLDENAAAQIDRIRVAADGAAVLRLDFSRVTSVEPGGCALLHDALRTVRQRELMLAGAEELLAQVRSIIDVGRRDEGEAPWLLMLELLRLLNREKAFEEASMDYCVTFEVSPPSFTPPGKVASTPRQVAGPATDRYLLPHVIEGDAGEVWSSIRAHAEHAFAQGTSLVFDCSRLVRIDYAAAGHLFALLQQLAGPGNRIDFRELNHLVAALFRLLGYADVARLFPHRY
- a CDS encoding SEL1-like repeat protein, yielding MANREELAVIRGARAGDAACQLKLGKLYLAGGAGLPCSPPTALHWLARAAAAGIDEAWLLIGRHIAWQYASHHRASLLDWYARASDAGIVQATLTLAQLLLQEPVITQPGLCQRARRALEAAARAGSGEAGVLLARLRLAAPEPAQAAVAQPGRGSVEPTLHEAAVPLAEALPLARALLARAPADCAAWAGSAADAALLARCAEALAGTPGADGDEVQRMRELAATAGDRRAQLALGLSLARIDAEGVRLPHGCPASFKRAVRWLTLAGEQGLADAWFALSRIYVKPEFSQRCVGEAQACLERAAALGHGGAQLECGLQAWRMRRSCDSNDVKAAYWLQKAAAQHCDQAAEVLARIAPAPDGTGWAVSLLPLLTRELASNQPLLAARIELAALFGLTRAEALLLDVKAADEGHCLVVDIRASYGRGRRRLVLVENARQRQALDRIARQFEHVDGHLEGNYRQRLYRFKTWLQSVEAGVAGGRARLAA
- the dapF gene encoding diaminopimelate epimerase gives rise to the protein MKLKFTKMHGAGNDFVVIDAINQQIDFTPAQWKALADRRFGVGADQLLVVEKSTNPSCDFRYRIFNNDGGEVEQCGNGARAFAKFVAEKGLTERRSIAVETMSGIIAPRLEEDGSVTVDMGAPVFDPALVPFDTEGLQGQPEGSDTLWPLVLELAGEKETVPVSVLSMGNPHAVQVVPDVDTAPVELTGPLIEHHAHFPNRVNAGFMQPVSRNHIRLRVFERGAGETLACGTGACAAVVAGIRRGLLDSPVRVDARGGELSIAWAGEGEPVYLTGPAVTVFEGEITV
- a CDS encoding CobW family GTP-binding protein, which translates into the protein MAMIPTTILTGFLGAGKTTLLNRILREQHGMRIAVIENEFGQENIDNEILVQESREQIVEMNNGCICCTVRGDLIIGLSDLAKKRAAGEIAFDRVVIETTGLANPGPVAQTFFIDEEVGSHYMLDAIVTVVDARHAMQQLDANEEAQRQVGFADKILLSKTDLVDAAAIGELTARLKRINPRAPIGRSDFGNAPITEVLDLKGFNLNEKLEIDPDFLAAEEHDHDHDHHDHDHEHGEHCDHPSHAHGHGHGHHTDEISAFAFKSERPFDSAKLDEFLGGLVNVYGPRMLRYKGVLWMQGAERKVVFQGVHQLMGSDLGAKWGENDVRGSKMVFIGKNLPKDIFIRGLEQCLV
- a CDS encoding tyrosine recombinase XerC produces the protein MTAPGGKAGWPASWLRHLATQRKLSARTVDAYGRDVAELAALSGDQEWTAISHADIRRFTARLHAGGQEPRSIARKLSAWRGFFDWLAEQTALAANPVEGVRAPKRAKLLPKALSVDDAVQLVSTPARPASAPVPAELCNSAMFELLYSSGLRVSELCGLDLQFRKAEGHAAASAGWLERDNAEVVVTGKGNKMRRVPVGKAALAAIDAWLHVRPVPADGSAALFVSERGSRMSPRVVQMRLKRHALATGAPMHVHPHMLRHSFASHVLQSSGDLRAVQEMLGHASITSTQVYTALDFQHLAEVYDKTHPRAKTDKGTS